The following nucleotide sequence is from Equus quagga isolate Etosha38 unplaced genomic scaffold, UCLA_HA_Equagga_1.0 HiC_scaffold_4059_RagTag, whole genome shotgun sequence.
ctttacaagacaaaggaaagaacatgtaaaaaagttaaaatggtatcagtgcaggtggggtctggccattgggtgttcccacaacttttagataagaatcaaatcggattaagtaaaggccagaagccaccagcctaaatcagttacatgaggttgccagacagtaaccaacttaagttcttgccttccccattaagagtttctagagacaaggccatcccccttccccctggcacagagagggaggcatcttcacagatggAGTTTCCCCCCACAAATGCAAATgcctcctaacaaagggcaagcaaactctgctcctgggagcttgcttctcatctgcagttttaaaattaaccagcctaaaatcctcatcatagaCTACAGTAAACCCTTTGTGTGGATCATGAAAAGCTACGGGCTGCTCAGAAAGAAATGGGGGTGCCTTAGCACTTGATTATCCTGATGTGAAACCTGTATTGTGGACAAGAAGAAACTGTCAGGACAgaatctggagagagagaaaggtttcCCATAGGCAAAGTTGTCAGACAAGGGTGCATTTTATCCTCCTTTCTGCATAATCTGTGTGCAGAACATGTACAAAACACTAGGCTagactcagatgaaggaggagtgaaaattagtggaagaaatatcaacagtTTATTAGATGCAGATGACAGCATCTTAGTGGCAGAAAGCGGCAATGACTTGAAACGACTTctgatgaaagaagaaagtgccaaagcaggactgcatttgaacatcaagagACAGAAATCATGACTCCAGAAGGACTACACAACTTTAACATAGAcaatgaagacattgaaattgttgaagattttgtttcccttggttccatcatcaatttaaatggagactgcagccaatacataaagagaagactgagacttggaagggcagcaatgaaagatgTAGGAAAGATCAGCAAGTGTcaggaagtgtcattagagactaaggccaagattatccacaccctcaTATGCCCAGTTACTATGTCTGGCTACAAAAGCTGGATTTGAAGAAGGCTGACGGGAGAAAAATGGATTCATctgaaatatggtgttggagaGGAGCTCTATGGATACCCTAGACCACCAGAAAGATGAATAAgggggtcctagagcaaattaaggcTGAACTCTCACTAGAGGCAAacatgataaaactgaggctgtcctactttgggcacaccatgagaaggcaggattctttggaaaagacaataatgccgGGAAAAgtggaaggcagcaggaaaagaggaagaccaaatgtGAGATGGactgactccataaaggaagccataagCCTGAGTCTACACGGGCTGAGCAGGGCTGTTGAGGACAAGACTTTGTGGACATGAGTCGTTCACAGGGTCATCGGGAGTTGGAGCAgacttgagggcaggaaccaagTTGTAGATCATTCATTATCactgctaaatagtattccattttgtgattGTAAAGGTATTTGTCAGATTTACTGCCTGTGGGCATTtggtagtttccagtttgggactattagGAGTAGTGCTCTGAACATTCCAGAACATATCTCTTGATGGACATAAATGTTCATTTCAGTGAGGtctatacctgggagtggaattgctttaCCACAGGGATTGAGAATGTTCAGCCTTAGTAGATATGAAGTCAACCTTTTGAATGTGACGCTAGAAACAATGTAAGTATAATGTCTGGGATGCCCagcattttgtgtatattttaaagtcatagTTACTCTTTATCAATGTCCCATctgttttacattaaaaattgaaCATATTCACAAAGCACtaggagtattttttaaatattgcagaGGAGGAACCTGAGGCTTGGGGAACATTAAGCCACTAAGGATTACCCTGTAAAAAGAGTCAGAGCCAAGGCTAACTCCAAATGTGGAACTCACAGGTGagcagcagtgttgtgggcttgCTCTGGCTTCAGCACTCACTAGTTCTTTAGCCATAAGCAAGTTTATTATCTCTCTAGGTCTCAGAGTTCTTGTGTGTGAGATGATAAAAGGGGATGAAACGTGATAGTGTATGTGAAAATCGTAGAACACTGTAAAGCAAAATGTAATGTTTGATTTCATAATAGCCAGAGATTGAGCCCATCCAAGTTTTCTCGTGGTCTCCAGATAATTGCCATAGGTTTGCATATTGCTTTTTAAACTgctctgtaaaagaaaaatcagttcttttttaaagaaaagattatatATTCTTTGAAACAGATGTAGGCAAtactaaaaagtttaaaatgtgaaatgataGTCTCTTCTCCAGTTCCCTGTTTACCCCAAAGAAGGGTGCAtccatctagatttttttttctgtatgttacTGTACGTAAGTGTATGGTAGCATGAACATGCTCTATCTACTCTTCTGCAACCTGCagacttatgttttcatttttctgtatatattcaGGAGCAGAATTAataggtcatatggtaagtctatgtttcatattttgaggagctgccagatTTTTCTCCAAGTGGCTGCATTGTTTCataatcccaccagcagtggatgagggttccaatttctccacatccttgtgaatacttattatttctgtctttttttccccctgggaaaGCTTCaccttgaggtaacatctgtggccaatgtcctgctttttattgtttgttttcatgtgagccaccaccacagtgtggctactgacagacgagtggtgtgatTCTCTGCCCAGAACccaacctgggcctccaaagcagagtgcgctgaactttaacgactaggctatcagggctggccctaataTCTGTCTTTTTGACTATAAACATCCTAATATGTAGTagtgtcattgtagttttgatttgcatttcattgatagctaatgatgttgagcgtctgTTCATGTACTAATTGGCcattgtttatcttctttggagacatgtctATTCAGATCATTGGCCCATCTTTTTAGTtggctgtctttttattattgagttgaaaGAGTTCTTTTTATGTTCTAGATTCAGGTCCCTTATCAGTTatgtgattggcaaatattttctcccattctgtgagttgtcttttcactttgtaagTGGTATCCTTCGATGCataaaagtttttagttttgatggaGTTCAGTTCATCTATTTTTACTTGTGTTACTTGTGTTTTGATGTCCAAACATTGCCtgatccaaggtcacaaaggtttaCTCCTATATATTCTTCTAAGACTTCTGtagttttaactcttacttttaggtctttggtctgttttgagtcaatttttgtgtatagtttgAAGTAGGGTTCgaaattcattattttgcatgtggatatctagttgtcccaacaccatttattgaaaagaccattctttcccccactgaatttCTTTGGGACTCCTATCGAAAATCAGttgcctgtggctgagtggttaagttcgcgcgctctgcttcggcggcccaggatttcgccggttccaatcctgggtgcagacatggcaccgctcctcaggccatgctgaggcagcatcccacataccacaaccagaggcactcacaactagaatatatgactatgaactgggggggctttgtggagaagagaaaaaaaaaaaaaaaagactggcaacagctgttagctcaggcgccaatctttaaaaaaaaatatcaattgATTCTAAGTGTGAGAGTTTACTTCTGAACTCTCAGTCCGTCTCCATAGATCTTTCTGTCTATCCCTACGCCTGTACCGCATTGCCTTTATTACTGTTGCttcatagtaagttttgaaattgggaattATGAGTATTCCAGCTTTACTCTTTTTCAAGATTCTGAAAAAAAAGATTCTGGGTCTCTTGAATTTCCATgggaattttaggatcagcttgccaATTTATGCAAAGAAACcagctggaattttgatggggattgcctTGAGCCTGTAGGTCAGTTTGcagagtgtattagtttgctagggctgctacAACAAGTCCCACAGACGGGGTTACTTAAACAACAGCAGTTTCCTTTCCCACAGTGctagaggctagaagttcaaggtTAAGGTGTAGCAGGATTGTCTTCTTCTGGGGGCCAGGAGGGAAGAATCTGTTCTAACCCTCTTCCCTTGGCTTGTGGGTGACCATCTTCTCCTTgtctcttcacatggtcttctctccTGCATCTTtgtgtcctcatctcttcttgtaaggacatcaGTAACATTGGATTAGCGCCCCCTCATATGACTTCATTTACCTGACTTACCTCTTTAAAGGTGtctccaaagacagtcacattctgaagtgctGGGGATCAGAACTTCAACATCCGGCTTGGGGAGCCACAATTCAGCCCCTCACAGGGACTATCACCATCTTAAGGTAAACTAACTTAACTAAGTCAGTTAAGACTCAATGTTAAGTCTTTTTATCTATGAAaggggatgtctttccatttatttaagttttctttattctccttcaaaaatgttttatagtctACTTATGAGAAACCCAAACACTGATACTCTCAAATTATTGTCCAGATTTCctggatatttttattatctgaGATTCAGAAAGTCCTATCTGTTCTTTAAGATCTATATCAAATGCCActatttctctgaattcttttccAATCCTCACCTCAATAGTATGTAGTTTCACTCCTCGCTGCATAACACCGCCCTATGGCATCTCTATTCTGCCTTTTCTTATCACCGCCTACCCAAAagcatttaaagagaaaatcatctTTGTGTCTCTTGAAATATATGGTCTACAATTTGACTTGGTCATTAATAGGCCCCCAAAgctctgctgcttctgcttttgaTCCCTCATGAGCGACCCCAGAATCCCTAGAGAAGCCTGACAGCCTGATAAACAGGGAGATTCCTTGACGTGTCTTGGACTATCTTGTTTATAGGCAGTagtggaaagaagaaatagaggaaggaTGAAATGAGGACGGGCAAATCACTTACACATGGTTAACAATCAAGGGAAGGGGTGTAGGCATTTTTGAGTCGGCTGTCAGCTCTTCCGAAACCATACTGCCACATCAAGGCCAGGGCTTAAACATGGTTCCAGATgtagctttttttcccttcttctccccaaagccccccagtacatagttgcatattctagttgtgagtgcctctggttgtgctatatgggatgccacctcagcatggcctgatgagtggtgccatgtccgcgctcaggatcagaactgacgaaaccctgggccgctgcagcagagcgcgcgaacttaaccactcagccatggggccggcccccagacctacccttaaatgtatttttaacatcTAGGACCCTGAAGAAACCCCCACCCCTGCACTGCAAATCCAGGAATTCCACTGAAAACTtgtagaggagaaagaagagccaTTTCCTTTCCATGCGGCTGGGGCTGTTCTCCTGCAGAGCGCAGGGATGGGCCTTAAGGGAATTCCTGACGATGCACCTGAAGTTACACAACcctgtgtgtgtggatgtgaaCACACACAGATGTGCATGCTACTGGGTGGATGAGAGGAGGCAAATCGACGGATAAATGGCTCTGtgccaaagaaaatgaagaaccaCAGCGATGAGGGAAGCAGCTTAACAAAGGGAGAAGGATCTGCATTTGGGGATACTGAGCCCAGCTCTACATTAACTATGCAAAGAACGTCTGTGagactcggtttcctcatctggaaactgAAGATGACACCTGCTTCACAGATTAGGATTAAATGCCGAGCACACGGTGGTATAGGAGAAAAAGCGGACAAAACAGAAGGAGCACTTACTGTTTTTGagtttcaggaaaagaaaatatcaggaactgctttattaaaaaagaaaattgaagaaacagAACACCATAATCATAAATTGAggcattttttactttaaatacatTAAGCTTTAAGAAAAGTTTAATAAGCTTATTGTGGAATGATTTTCATCAAGTGATgtaaatattaaatcatttattttcacattaatCACTTTTAAAATCACTTATGTAATTCAtctaaataatgttttaccagctttGGAAACAACTAAATCATAAAGGTCCATATGTGTAAACAGGAatgtaacttaaaatttatttgcacTAGGACAATCATTATTCATCCAAGAAACTATCAAAGAACTAAAAAAggtatttgaatttaaaatttttagtagttttacaTCTAGTAGTAATCAATTTACAGCTAAGATTTGTAATTTAGATTCATAAAGGAGAAACTCAAATCTGAGTATACTAATatataatgcttttctttttttctttattattctctctctttttttttttcgaggaagattagccctgagctaactactgccagtcctcctctttttgctgaggaagcctggccctgagctaacatctgtgcccatcttcctctactttatatgtgggacggctaccacagcatggcgtgccaagcagtgccatgtccgcacccgggatccaaaccggcgaaccccaggctgctgagatgTGGAAcctgccaacttaaccactgcaccaccgggccagccccaatgcttttctttttttcttttttaaaggttggcacctgagctaacaactgttgccaatctttttttttctttctgctttttctccccaaatcccccaagtacatagttgtatattttagttgtgggtccttctagttgtgggacgtgggacaccacctcaacgtggcctgatgagcagtgccacgtccgcacccaggatccagactggtgaaaccctgggccaccaaagcggaacatgcaaacttaaccactcggccacggggctggcccctataatgcTTTTCTTGAACAGTAAGCAATCATGTATTTATTAatctaattaaattaattaaacaaataataattaaaaacataattactgAGCACCAAtaatgtaccaggcactgttaaCCAGTGTTACTCACTTTTCTTTTCACAGCTAAAGCCTTGTCAGTTGTGTGCTGTGAGATactaaaagaaatgctttttccATCTGTTGTAGTTTCTCAGAATCACTCTCTTCCCAAACAACTGAACAGGTATGTAGTTTATAAAAATCTTGAAACCTCACTGGTCAGTTTGTTTTAACAGTGATGGGAGAAAAACTCTAAGTCAttattaagaagaagaaaactatacATACACACCAATTGTGCAGCTCTTCCGAGGATCAATTAGCATCAGAGACGCcgtagaatgaaataaaagattacaGTTTTGCTGGAATTGTTCCCTTTACCCCACCCAAGTGTTTGTGGAAGAAAGCCTGCAGCTGCTTCCAAGCATCCACCTGGGCCATGGCATGAGCCCTGGGCTCCCCTCCCCAGATGACAGGACGGCCCACCAAGGTGTGCATGGAAGCCGGGCACATGGGGAAGTAAGGAGGCTCTATGTAGTGCCCCGCCCCTGGGTAACAGATGATCTGGGGCCTCTCCTTACCATGCGCCTGTAAGCGTTTAGAGGCCTCACTGGCATAGAATTCACTCTTCCAGTTGTGGTCATCCTGACCTACAAGGAACAGGAAGGCACTCTCAGCCCTTTCCACAGGAATGAAGCTCTTCTGGTCGGGTCCTTCCAAAGGGCTGTTGAGGACATCCAAAATGTCTGCGAAGCCCTCACTGGTCACCCTGATACGATTTATGTTGGAACTTACAGGGGGCAGAGTCTCCCCCTTGTAGTGCAAGGCTCCACCAACATTGGCCACAGAGCCATTGATTATGACGGTGGCAGTGATGCCCTTCAGGAAGGAGGCCATGGAGAGGCAGAGATCGCCCCCCTTGGAAATGCCAAGCAGCCCAACTCCTGGACCCTTTACCTGAGAAAAggacagaggaaaagggagaatgaGTCCATGATCAGGGCAGTGTGAGGAGTAGTGCCTGGAATTAGAGGTCACGTGGAACTGAGCCTGAATCTGGGCTCTGCCATTTACAAAGTTTGCAACCTTGGGATATTTACTcatccttcctgtcttcctttccacAATTTCTCCATCACCGTTCCTGGTGAATTCAACAACTATGTGGAAGATCTACTAAGTACTTTGGCCTCTCAGTTCCCTGACCCCTAATCATCTTTTTATCTAGCCCACCTCAGCCACCCACTCCCATTGGCATAACCTAAACCCAGTGATCATCAGTGAGTACATCATCTCCAGAATCTCAGCTTAAGCATTCTACTCTGTGACCACCATCTTAAATAATTCCAGATTAGCCATGCTAGACTGCCCATTAACACCTCCTTGAAACTTTGACTACTGCTATTTTCACTATCAATACCTTTGTCATGTTCTCACTTCCCACCTCATCCAGCTTAGATGTCAAGCCTCATTGTTATTAGCACTCCCTTGCAAGCACTCTAAACTCCTTGAATACTTCTCTTCCTTTGGGCATACTAGCCTGGAAAAGGGCTAGCCTTGGCTAAATCCACCTGATCACTTCCTCTAAACTTGCATTTATGCAAATAAACATtgctagagaaaaaaatacacatttgtgCCGACAGCTCTTACTTTCATTTCATGACCACAAATTTCAAATTACTATCCATATTGCCCATGGACCCAACCACACTTCACTGTTGTTTGCTCTCCGTGTCTCCAAAAGACCATTCCACACCTTCTCCTACCTCCTGAAGCCCCTTCAGCTCTGTTCACCCTCACTTTCAGCTCTCCATCCTCCATGGAGAAGACAGAAGCTATCCCGGAGGaactcctcctcctttcccctgccAGCTCTACTGAGCTCTACATGAATCAagttctctgccttccctcctggtTCCAAAGGAGTCCCTCTGTTCTCATCAAAGGCCACTCCTCTGCTCGGCTTGGGATCCCATCCACTCTGATTCTCCAGGACCTTGCTCGTGCAaatgctccctctctctctctccctctctccccttcataACTTTCTTCTCTACCGGCTCATTCCCATCCGTGCACTTCCGGGTCTAGTACCTCTTCCGTTTTCATAACAGTCCCTGGACCCCACATCCACTCTGCCCTAGTTTTCTACTCTCTTCTCAGTAAAGTTTGTGGGAGAAATTGTCTGcagctcttctctttcttgtcttccaTTCTCTACTTAATCCCCTCCAAGGTAATCTGGGTTTGCAACATGCAACAAGGACTGCTCTTGTCACATTTATCAAAATCTTGTATTCCAAATGGCCATTTAATTAACCTCTCAACAGCAGTCTTTCTTTTCTCGTGGCTTCTACAATAGCATCCTTAACTGTATTCAACCACTTATTCCTCATAAAAGTACTAGGAATTAAGTGATATTATTTTCATCCCAATTGTTCCCATTTCAAACAggccccaaggtcacagagctagtaattGGTGAAATCAGAACTCAAATTTAACTTTTGTCTATCTACATCTTATGCTGGCCCCACGACGCCCTGTCACCTTTTCTAAGAGCTCCAAAGCTTCCAGACATCGTCAGCTCTGACTGAAGTGGAAAATAGGCAGGGCTTTTCTTCTGACCCTCTGCTACCCTGAGCCTAGAACCCTCAAGACATCTCCTAGTTCCCAGGTTCTGTGGCCACCAGGTGCTTTCTTTAAAACTTACTACTGTTCTCTCAGAGGGGGCACCAGGAAGAGAGGGTTGTTCACACATACACTTGAACTGGGTCCTCTAACACACTTCCTAGAGAAGTTCCAACCTGAGGGTGACTAAGCAGGCAGTTCACAGCTTCCTCAAAGTACTCCAGGTGGAGGCTCTCCATGCTCTTG
It contains:
- the LOC124232263 gene encoding acyl-coenzyme A thioesterase 1-like isoform X2, yielding MALAYYNYDDLPKSMESLHLEYFEEAVNCLLSHPQVKGPGVGLLGISKGGDLCLSMASFLKGITATVIINGSVANVGGALHYKGETLPPVSSNINRIRVTSEGFADILDVLNSPLEGPDQKSFIPVERAESAFLFLVGQDDHNWKSEFYASEASKRLQAHGKERPQIICYPGAGHYIEPPYFPMCPASMHTLVGRPVIWGGEPRAHAMAQVDAWKQLQAFFHKHLGGVKGTIPAKL
- the LOC124232263 gene encoding acyl-coenzyme A thioesterase 1-like isoform X1, with protein sequence MDSASAAVWTFKDQRSSSISDCQQKTLTSPGGQQMAFDTTAKSFRKSSFWCFVSSTEPGPFPGIVDVFGAGGGLLEYRASLLAGKGFAVMALAYYNYDDLPKSMESLHLEYFEEAVNCLLSHPQVKGPGVGLLGISKGGDLCLSMASFLKGITATVIINGSVANVGGALHYKGETLPPVSSNINRIRVTSEGFADILDVLNSPLEGPDQKSFIPVERAESAFLFLVGQDDHNWKSEFYASEASKRLQAHGKERPQIICYPGAGHYIEPPYFPMCPASMHTLVGRPVIWGGEPRAHAMAQVDAWKQLQAFFHKHLGGVKGTIPAKL